The proteins below come from a single Micropterus dolomieu isolate WLL.071019.BEF.003 ecotype Adirondacks linkage group LG05, ASM2129224v1, whole genome shotgun sequence genomic window:
- the usp24 gene encoding ubiquitin carboxyl-terminal hydrolase 24 isoform X2: METEEEQHITTLLCMGFPDPDVIRKALRLAKNDINEAVALLTNESPGLGYGYEPMESGPAPGLGSSGDGENSGRTGTGGFDPPPAYHDVVDSERSNDENGNCSGGSMEFPTTNLYELESRVFTDHWSIPYKREESLGKCLIASTCLARHGLADADENCKRFMDRCMPEAFKKLLTSSAVHKWGTEIHEGIYNMLMLLVELVAERVKQDPVPVNLMGVLTMAFNPDNEYHFKNRMKACQRNWAEVFGDEANMFAVSPSNTYQKEPHGWLVDLVNRFGELGGFTAIQTKLNTDEIEIACVSALVQPLGVGAEYLNSSLVQPMLDPVIHKMITYVQNLEEKDLKDKRLVSIPDLLSAIKLLCMRFQRDLVTVVDDLRLDTLLRMLKTPHFSTKMNSLKEVTKLIEESTVSKTVKNAIDTDKLLDWLVENSVLSIALEGNIDQAQYCERIKGIIELLGSKLSLDELSKIWKIQAGQSSTVIENIHTIIAAAAVKFSFDQLTHLFVLIQKSWEIESDRVRQKLLSLIGRIGREARSETTTGKVLEVLWELAHLPTLPTSLVQQALEEHLGILSDAYAVKETVKRSYIIKCIEDIKKSHTQEDSKGSDTQSSFRTGTWGKKKANSLVKASQQSSPQAVWVVPALRQLHEITRSFIKQTYQKQDKSIIQDLKKNFEIVKLITGSLVCCHRLAVTAGGNNGLSSSTLVDGRYTYQEYLDSHLRFLAFFLQEASLYLVWNRAKELWECLVSGPDVCELDREMCFEWFTKGQHDLESDVQQQLFKEKILKLEPYEITMNGFNLFKTFFENVNLCDHRLKRQGTQLCVERLDLAGMDFIWRIAMETPDEEIANEAIQLIITYSYTNLNPKMKKDSVSLHKKFIADCYKRLEAASSALGGPTLTHAVTRATKMLTATAMPTVATSVQSPSRYRGGFGSTKLVIIERLLLLAERYVITIEDMYSVPRTILPHGASYNGHPVTLHITYESTKDTFTLETHSNETVGSIRWKIAEHLSCPVDNVQIFANDSVLTMNRDQKLLSQLGFSDEQSLTVKSSGTGTPSGSSESSASASSSSSSAVFNSAYALEQEKSLPGVVMALVCNVFEMLYQLANLDESRITIRVRKLLLLIPTDPEVQDALDNFVPKESSVWSHQKTLFQGTGSRSPSIASKQQHQPSAASILESLFRSSAPGMSTFRVLYNLEVLSSKLMPTSDDEMAKTSSKSFCENFLKAGGLSLVVNVMQRDSIPSEVDYETRQGVYSICLQLARFLLVGQSMPAVLDDDVIRDGEALSSRPFRNAGRTGRQLSLCGTPEKSSYRQMSLSERSSIRVEEIIPAARVAIQTMEVGDFTSTVACFMRLTWAAAAGRLDLVGSPQPIRETHSSLLPQGVRTRVSSTGSNCSSSSEGETTPTALHAGICVRQQSVSIKDAIIAREALSLLVTCLQLRCQQLCSFYNLPSVNDFIIDILLGSPSGEIRRVACDQLYTLSQSDTSAFAEVQKPNLFLLSVILTAQLPLWSPTSVMRGVNQRLLSQCTEYFDLRCQLLDDLTTSEMEVVKVSAATMLEDEISWLDNFEPSWSSEMETSEADNILLAGHLRLIKTLLSLCGNEKEHLGPSLIQQLLDDFLFRASRIIINSSNPTPSPAPSHDFHPKCSTASSRLAAYEVLVMLADSSLSNLRLITRELMSMHHQSDPSLCKEFDYLPPVESRSVSGFVGLKNGGATCYMNAVFQQLYMQPGLPEAFLSIEDDTDQPEESVFYQVQSLFGHLMESKLQYYVPENFWKIFKMWNKELYVREQQDAYEFFTSLVDQLDEHLKKMGREQIFKNTFQGIFSDQKICKDCPHRYEREETFMALNLGVTSCQSLEISLDQFVRGEVLEGSNAYYCEKCKEKRTTVKRTCIKSLPSVLCIHLMRFGFDWESGRSIKYDEQIRFPWVLNMEPYTVSGMARQDCSGEGGEGRGDGTSGGSPRKKVTISENYELVGVVVHSGQAHAGHYYSFIKDRRGGARGRWYKFNDNVVEEFDMNDETLEYECFGGEYRPKVYDQSNPYPDVRRRYWNAYMLFYQKISDQNSPVLPKKSRVSIMRQEAEDLTLSAPSSPDVSPQSSPRPPRANNDRLTLLTRLVRKGEKKGLFVEKMPASIYQMVRDENLKFMRNRDVYNSDYFNFTLSLASVNATKLKHPDYQPMAKESLQLAVHFLFHTYLHTKKKLRVDTEEWMATVEVLLSKSCEACQWMVQYLVEPEGREITRVCLLECSVREVRVVVAAILEKTLESALHFRDPGLDSLTDALLSLLDKDVPENVKNCAQYFGLFSNFAQRGCGPCQLLLKHSAYRRMLIFLLGPNRQNNQNRRWSPAQAREFLHLHSTLALITLHSELGPQRTQAPEGFKLRVANAPSSTLLLPLHADILASLFTPEGQPYLLEVMFAMRELSGPLSLLIEMVTYSSYCNEPFSLGVLQLLKTQLETAPPHELKNIFQMLQELLVMEDPLQSQRLKYAFESEKGLLALMHQSNNVDSRRCYQCVKFLVTLAQKCAPAKDYFKDLSGHWSWAVQWLQKKMTEHYWTPQSNVSNETSTNKTFQRTISAQDTLAYATALLNEKEQSGSSNGSDGSPANENTDRSLRQGSESPMMLGDSKSDLEDVDP, from the exons ATGGAGACCGAAGAGGAGCAGCACATAACGACGCTCCTCTGCATGGGGTTCCCAGACCCCGACGTGATACGGAAAGCGCTCCGGCTAGCAAAGAACGATATCAACGAGGCAGTGGCGCTCCTTACAAACGAAAGCCCCGGACTCGGGTATGGATATGAGCCGATGGAAAGCGGGCCTGCCCCCGGCTTGGGCTCGAGTGGAGACGGGGAAAACAGCGGGCGGACTGGGACGGGAGGGTTTGATCCCCCGCCCGCGTACCACGATGTAGTGGATAGCGAG aggagcaatgaTGAGAATGGGAACTGCTCCGGGGGCAGCATGGAGTTTCCCACCACCAACCTGTACGAGCTGGAGAGCAGAGTCTTTACCGACCACTGGTCCATACCATACAAGAGAGAGGAGTCCCTGGGCAAGTGTCTCATCGCGTCCACCTGCCTCGCTCGGCACG GTCTCGCCGACGCTGATGAGAACTGCAAGCGGTTTATGGATCGTTGCATGCCGGAGGCCTTTAAAAAG TTGCTGACCAGCAGTGCCGTACACAAATGGGGCACCGAGATTCACGAGGGAATCTATAACATGCTCATGCTGCTGGTGGAGCTGGTTGCAGAGAGGGTGAAGCAGGACCCCGTACCCGTAAACCTGATGGGAGTCCTGACTATG GCCTTCAACCCTGATAACGAGTACCATTTTAAGAACCGGATGAAGGCCTGTCAGAGGAACTGGGCTGAAGTTTTTGGGGATGAGGCCAACATGTTTGCCGTCTCTCCTAGCAACACCTATCAGAAA GAGCCTCATGGTTGGCTGGTTGATTTGGTGAATCGA TTTGGAGAGTTGGGAGGATTCACTGCCATCCAGACGAAGCTCAACACAGACGAAATTGAGATTGCT TGTGTCTCAGCTCTTGTCCAGCCTCTTGGAGTTGGTGCAGAATACCTTAACTCCAGCCTTGTCCAG CCCATGCTCGATCCAGTCATCCATAAGATGATCACATATGTGCAGAACCTGGAGGAAAAGGACCTTAAAGACAAG CGTCTTGTGAGCATCCCAGACCTGCTGTCGGCCATCAAGCTGCTGTGTATGAGGTTCCAGAGGGATTTGGTTACTGTGGTGGATGACCTGCGGCTGGACACACTGCTGCGCATGCTCAAAACCCCCCACTTCTCTACCAAGATGAACTCCCTCAAAGAG GTGACAAAGTTAATAGAGGAGAGTACCGTGTCTAAGACAGTGAAAAATGCCATTGACACAGATAAACTTTTGGACTGGCTGGTAGAGAACTCAGTCCTATCAATAGCACTGGAGG GTAACATTGATCAGGCTCAGTACTGTGAGAGAATTAAGGGAATCATTGAGCTGCTGGGGAGTAAACTGTCGCTGGATGAACTCTCCAAGATCTGGAAAATACAG GCAGGCCAGTCATCAACTGTGATAGAAAACATTCATACAAtcattgctgctgctgctgtgaagttCAGCTTTGATCAGCTCACCCACCTCTTCGTCCTCATCCAGAAG AGCTGGGAGATTGAGAGTGACCGCGTGAGGCAGAAGCTGCTCAGTCTGATCGGGAGGATTGGCAGAGAAGCTCGCTCTGAAACTACAACTGGAAAG GTGCTGGAGGTGCTGTGGGAGCTGGCTCACCTCCCCACCCTGCCTACCAGTCTAGTTCAGCAGGCGTTGGAGGAGCACTTGGGGATTCTGAGCGACGCCTACGCTGTCAAGGAGACCGTGAAACGCAGTTATATCATTAAATGTATTGAGGACATTAAGAAG AGTCACACTCAGGAGGACAGTAAAGGCAGCGACACTCAAAGCTCATTTCGTACTGGCACTTGGGGCAAGAAGAAAGCTAACTCTTTGGTCAAA GCTTCTCAGCAGAGCAGTCCTCAGGCAGTCTGGGTTGTTCCTGCTCTCCGTCAGCTGCACGAGATCACCCGTTCTTTCATCAAGCAGACCTATCAGAAACAAGACAAG AGCATCATCCAAGACTTGAAGAAGAACTTTGAGATCGTCAAACTGATCACGGGATCCCTTGTGTGCTGCCACCGGCTGGCTGTTACAGCGGGGGGAAATAACGGCCTGTCAAGCTCAACTCTGGTGGATGGACGATACACCTACCAGGAG TATCTGGATAGCCACCTGCGCTTCCTGGCCTTCTTCCTCCAGGAGGCAAGCCTATACCTGGTCTGGAACAGGGCCAAGGAGCTCTGGGAGTGCTTGGTGTCAGGGCCAGATGTCTGTGAGCTGGACCGTGAG ATGTGTTTTGAGTGGTTCACCAAAGGACAACATGACCTCGAGAGTGATGTTCAGCAGCAGCTCTTCAAGGAGAAGATCCTTAAACTGGAGCCCTATGAGATCACCATGAATG GCTTCAATCTGTTTAAGACCTTCTTTGAGAACGTTAATCTGTGTGACCATCGCCTCAAACGCCAGGGAACTCAGCTG TGTGTGGAACGACTTGACCTGGCAGGGATGGATTTTATCTGGCGCATCGCCATGGAAACCCCTGATGAAGAGATAGCCAATGAAGCAATCCAGCTCATTATTACGTATAGCTATACCAACCTCAATCCCAAAATGAAGAAG GATTCTGTGTCTTTGCACAAGAAGTTCATTGCTGATTGTTACAAGCGACTAGAG GCAGCCAGCTCGGCCCTGGGTGGGCCTACTTTGACACATGCTGTTACTAGGGCAACCAAGATGCTGACGGCCACTGCCATGCCGACTGTGGCCACATCTGTACAATCACCATCCAGGTACAGAGGGGGGTTTGG ATCCACTAAGCTGGTGATAATCGAAAGACTGCTGCTACTGGCTGAACGCTACGTCATCACTATAGAG gATATGTATTCAGTTCCTCGCACTATTCTACCTCACGGGGCCTCGTACAATGGACATCCTGTCACTCTTCACATCACATATGAGTCAACCAAAGACACTTTCACGTTAGAG ACCCACAGTAATGAGACAGTAGGAAGTATCCGGTGGAAGATAGCAGAGCACTTGAGCTGTCCGGTGGATAATGTCCAGATCTTTGCCAATGACAGTGTG TTGACCATGAACCGGGACCAGAAGCTGCTGTCCCAGCTCGGCTTCAGTGACGAGCAAAGCCTGACTGTGAAGAGCTCAGGCACTGGCACTCCCTCCGGCAGCTCTGAGTCCTCGGCCTCCGCCTCCAGCAGTTCCAGCTCTGCTGTCTTCAACTCTGCCTATGCCTTGGAGCAG GAGAAGTCCCTGCCCGGTGTGGTGATGGCTTTGGTGTGTAATGTTTTTGAGATGCTTTACCAGCTGGCTAACCTAGATGAATCCAG GATAACCATTCGTGTGAGGAAGCTGTTGCTGCTGATTCCAACAGATCCAGAAGTGCAGGATGCTCTCGACAACTTTGTTCCCAAAGAATCCAGCGTCTGGAGCCACCAG AAGACACTGTTCCAGGGTACAGGCTCTCGTTCTCCATCTATAGCCTCCAAGCAGCAGCACCAGCCCAGTGCCGCATCCATCTTGGAGTCCCTCTTCAGATCCTCAGCCCCGGGCATGTCCACCTTCAGAGTGCTATACAACCTGGAG gTGTTGAGTTCAAAGCTTATGCCCACATCGGATGATGAGATGGCCAAAACCAGCAGCAAGTCCTTCTGTGAGAACTTCCTTAAAGCAGGAGGACTCAG tctggtggtgaaTGTTATGCAGAGAGATTCCATCCCGTCAGAGGTGGACTATGAGACCCGACAAGGAGTCTACTCAATCTGTCTTCAGCTGGCCAG GTTTCTTCTGGTTGGCCAGAGCATGCCTGCGGTGCTGGATGATGATGTGATCAGGGATGGCGAGGCGCTGTCCTCTCGTCCATTTCGTAACGCTGGACGGACTGGGCGACAGCTGTCTCTTTGTGGAACTCCAGAGAAGTCCTCCTACAGACAGATGTCTTTGTCCGAGCGTTCCTCCATAAGAGTCGAGGAGATCATTCCTGCTGCTCGTGTTGCGATTCAG ACCATGGAGGTGGGCGACTTCACCTCCACTGTGGCCTGTTTCATGCGCCTAACCTGGGCAGCTGCAGCAGGCCGATTGGATCTGGTTGGCAGCccgcagccaatcagagagacCCACAGCTCCCTTCTGCCACAGGGAGTCCGCACCAGAGTCAGCAGTACAG gAAGTAACTGCAGCTCCAGCAGTGAGGGCGAGACCACGCCAACTGCATTGCATGCAGGGATATGTGTCCGGCAGCAGAGTGTCTCTATCAAAGATGCCATCATTGCCCGCGAGGCTCTGTCACTGctggttacctgtctgcagTTACGTTGCCAGCAGCTAT GTTCTTTTTACAACCTCCCCTCTGTCAATGATTTCATCATCGATATTCTGCTGGGATCTCCTAGTGGAGAG ATCCGCCGTGTTGCTTGTGACCAGCTCTACACCCTGAGCCAGTCTGACACTTCAGCCTTCGCAGAAGTCCAGAAACCCAACTTGTTCCTCCTCTCGGTCATTCTCACCGCTCAGCTGCCATTATGGAGTCCCACATCTGTCATGAGAGGGGTCAACCAGAG GTTGTTGTCCCAGTGCACTGAGTACTTTGACCTAAGATGTCAGCTTCTGGATGACCTCACCA CTTCAGAGATGGAGGTGGTAAAAGTGAGTGCAGCCACAATGCTGGAGGACGAGATCTCTTGGCTTGACAACTTTGAGCCTAGTTGGAGCTCTGAGATGGAGACCAGTGAGGCGGACAACATCCTCCTGGCAGGACACCTCCGCCTCATCAAGACCTTGCTCTCACTCTGTGGCAATGAGAAGGAACATCTCG GTCCGTCTCTGATCCAGCAGTTGCTGGATGACTTCCTGTTTCGAGCCTCGCGCATCATCATTAACAGTTCGAACCCCACGCCCTCCCCCGCCCCCAGCCATGACTTCCACCCTAA GTGCAGCACAGCCAGCAGCCGGCTGGCAGCCTATGAGGTGTTGGTGATGCTGGCAGATAGCTCTCTCTCGAACCTCCGACTAATCACCAGGGAGCTCATGTCTATGCACCACCAGTCTGATCCTTCCCTCTGCAAGGAGTTTGAT tATCTACCCCCTGTAGAGAGCCGGTCCGTCTCAGGTTTTGTTGGGTTGAAGAACGGTGGAGCCACATGTTACATGAAtgctgtgtttcagcagctctACATGCAGCCTGGTCTACCAGAG GCTTTCCTGTCCATTGAAGATGACACCGATCAGCCAGAAGAGAGCGTTTTCTACCAGGTCCAGTCTTTGTTTGGCCACCTGATGGAGAGCAAACTGCAGTACTACGTACCTGAGAACTTCTGGAAG ATCTTCAAGATGTGGAACAAGGAGTTGTATGTACGAGAACAGCAGGATGCTTATGAATTCTTCACTAGCCTGGTGGACCAGCTTGACGAACATCTCAAG AAAATGGGTCGAGAGCAGatcttcaaaaacacatttcagggAATCTTCTCCGACCAGAAGATTTGTAAAGACTGTCCTCACCG GTACGAGCGTGAAGAAACGTTCATGGCTTTGAACCTTGGAGTGACGTCTTGTCAAAGTTTGGAGATCTCATTGGACCAATTTGTCAGAGGAGAGGTGCTGGAGGGCAGTAACGCCTACTACTGTGAGAAATGCAAGGAGaag AGAACCACAGTGAAGAGGACGTGTATCAAATCCCTGCCCAGCGTTCTCTGCATTCACCTCATGCGCTTCGGCTTTGACTGGGAAAGCGGGCGCTCCATCAAATATGACGAACAGATTAGG TTCCCCTGGGTGCTGAACATGGAGCCCTACACCGTATCTGGAATGGCTCGTCAAGACTGCAGCGGAGAGGGCGGAGAGGGGCGAGGCGATGGGACCTCAGGAGGGTCACCAAGGAAGAAAGTCACGATTTCAGAGAACTACGAACTCGTGGGAGTTGTTGTCCACAGCGGTCAGGCACATGCCGGACACTATTACTCCTTCATTAAAGACAGACG TGGTGGCGCCCGTGGACGTTGGTACAAGTTCAATGACAACGTGGTGGAGGAGTTTGATATGAATGATGAAACTCTGGAGTATGAGTGCTTTGGTGGAGAGTACCGTCCGAAAGTTTACGACCAAT CCAACCCATACCCTGATGTGAGGAGGAGGTACTGGAACGCCTACATGTTGTTCTATCAGAAGATCAGTGACCAGAACTCACCCGTCCTGCCCAAGAAAAGCAGAGTCAGCATCATGAGGCAGGAGGCTGAGGACCTTACACT GTCTGCCCCGTCCTCTCCCGATGTTTCTCCGCAGTCCTCTCCTCGCCCCCCCAGGGCCAACAACGACCGCCTCACCCTCCTCACCCGCTTGGTTCgcaagggagagaaaaagggcCTGTTTGTAGAGAAGATGCCTGCCAGCATCTATCAG aTGGTGAGAGATGAGAATCTCAAGTTCATGAGGAACAGAGACGTCTACAACAGCGACTACTTCAACTTCACCCTCTCCCTGGCCTCCGTCAACGCA ACAAAGCTGAAGCATCCAGACTACCAGCCTATGGCCAAAGAGAGTCTTCAgctggctgttcactttctctttcaCACCTACCTACACACCAAAAAGAAACTCCG GGTGGACACAGAGGAGTGGATGGCAACAGTGGAGGTGTTGCTGTCTAAGAGCTGTGAAGCGTGCCAGTGGATGGTGCAGTACCTGGTTGAACCAGAGGGACGAGAGATTACCAG AGTTTGTCTGTTGGAGTGCAGTGTAAGGGAGGTGAGGGTGGTGGTTGCAGCCATCCTTGAAAAGACTCTTGAGAGCGCGCTTCACTTTAGAGACCCGGGATTGGACAGCCTGACCGACGCCCTGCTTTCCTTGTTGGACAAAGATGTTCCTGAGAATGTGAAAAACTGTGCGCAATACTTCGGTCTCTTCAGTAACTTCGCTCAGAGG gGTTGCGGTCCTTGCCAGTTATTGTTGAAACACTCGGCTTATCGCCGGATGCTCATCTTTCTGTTGGGACCCAATAGGCAAAACAACCAG AACCGGAGGTGGAGTCCAGCTCAGGCTCGGGAGTTCCTTCACCTCCACAGCACTCTGGCCCTCATCACTCTGCACTCTGAGCTCGGCCCCCAGCGGACGCAGG CTCCAGAAGGGTTTAAACTGCGCGTGGCTAACGCCCCGTCCTCCACCCTGCTCCTTCCCCTCCATGCGGACATCCTGGCCTCACTCTTCACTCCAGAGGGACAGCCTTACCTTCTGGAG GTGATGTTCGCCATGCGCGAGTTGTCAGGTCCCCTGTCTCTCCTCATAGAGATGGTGACCTACAGTTCGTACTGTAACGAGCCCTTCTCCCTGggtgtgctgcagctgctcaaG ACCCAGCTGGAGACGGCTCCACCTCATGAACTGAAGAACATTTTTCAGATGCTGCAGGAGCTACTC GTAATGGAGGACCCTCTGCAATCTCAAAGACTCAAGTATGCTTTTGAGTCAGAGAAAGGCCTTTTAG CTTTGATGCACCAGAGCAATAATGTGGACAGCAGGCGCTGCTACCAGTGTGTGAAGTTCCTGGTCACGTTGGCCCAGAA GTGTGCACCAGCCAAGGATTACTTCAAGGACTTGTCTGGTCACTGGAGCTGGGCTGTACAGTGGCTACAGAAAAAG ATGACAGAACATTACTGGACTCCACAGAGCAACGTTTCCAATGAGACATCCACCAATAAAACCTTCCAGCGTACTATCTCGGCACAG GATACCTTGGCCTATGCCACAGCGTTGTTGAACGAAAAGGAGCAGTCTGGTAGCAGTAACGGCTCTGATGGCAGCccagcaaatgaaaacacagatcGCAGCCTCCGACAG GGGTCGGAGTCTCCGATGATGCTCGGCGATTCGAAGAGCGATCTAGAAGATGTAGACCCCTAG